In the Malaya genurostris strain Urasoe2022 chromosome 1, Malgen_1.1, whole genome shotgun sequence genome, one interval contains:
- the LOC131426433 gene encoding uncharacterized protein LOC131426433, with protein sequence MKNFDLSKFNAGKSYWQEKTIWPKVKIVLQIAKKVNKMSSEIQNGTKDIVRKKTRKSIDDFGQLIELYRSHECLWDFRNPLYKNKIEHQRAYKDIMLEINFDSAEEVTKKIKSMRDTYTSEKIENLVPELTMSRVLLMTKVHAIELKLNFHFTYLQFLENKISNECSYERALSSEDAQDKLTFEPARVPKKMRTHQENVPNHIQSAIIKLEEIRKASTVSDEFHHFGQTIAFQLRNMPKLNAYVLQDRIQRIVSEERIKYERERANCESSLLSQSISCNPPNLDPFTNMKEQTSGLIRTEVLQVENTSEEIHDDDSSFSVTNEKDASFITDLVSWTDPFVQKNKLTTEDRVLLLMKQNGRTQKDLMIHFHR encoded by the exons atgaaaaATTTTGATCTTTCTAAATTCAATGCTGGCAAATCATACTGGCAAGAAAAAACAATATGGCCGAAAGTGAAAATTGTGCTGCAGATCGCGAAAAAGGTAAACAAGATGTCAAGTGAAATTCAAAACGGAACAAAAGATATTGTTCGGAAGAAAACTCGAAAAAGTATTGACGACTTCGGACAGTTAATAGAATTATATCGATCGCACGAATGTTTATGGGATTTCCGAAATCCGTTgtataaaaacaaaattgaacacCAAAGAGCATACAAAGATATTATGCTAGAAATAAACTTTGATTCCGCTGAAGAAgtcaccaaaaaaattaaatcaatgcGTGACACGTATACGtctgagaaaatagaaaatCTGGTGCCGGAATTGACGAT GAGTCGAGTGCTGTTGATGACGAAAGTGCATGCAATTGAGCTTaaacttaattttcattttacatatttgcAGTtccttgaaaataaaatatctaaCGAGTGTTCATATGAAAGAGCTCTATCATCCGAGGATGCACAGGATAAATTGACATTCGAGCCGGCACGAGTTCCAAAAAAAATGAGAACACATCAAGAAAATGTACCGAATCATATTCAGTCGGCCATAATAAAGCTGGAAGAAATAAGAAAAGCGTCAACTGTGTCAGACGAATTTCATCATTTTGGGCAAACTATTGCATTTCAGTTAAGAAACATGCCTAAGCTAAACGCATACGTTTTGCAAGATCGAATACAAAGGATTGTTAGCGAAGAAAGGATTAAGTACGAACGTGAAAGAGCTAATTGTGAAAGCTCGCTGCTATCACAATCTATCAGTTGTAACCCACCCAATCTCGATCCGTTCACGAATATGAAAGAGCAAACTTCGGGTTTAATTCGCACTGAAGTGTTACAGGTAGAGAACACTTCCGAGGAAATACATGACGATGATTCATCATTTTCTGTCACTAATGAAAAGGATGCCAGCTTTATAACAGACTTAGTGTCTTGGACGGATCCATTTGTGCAGAAGAACAAATTGACCACGGAAGATCGGGTACTTCTGTTAATGAAGCAAAACGGTCGAACACAGAAGGATTTAATGATACACTTTCACAG GTGA